Genomic DNA from Haloplanus sp. HW8-1:
GTGGCCGACGTCTCTCGGACCCTCCACGACCTCGGCATCGACGGGTTCAGGAACCGTCACGAGTAGTCCGAGTGGCAGGCTCAACAGGCCGTAACTCGGGAGAATTCGGACGTAAATTGGCGTACGGAGTCGAACGGCATAAATCAACGCTTATGAGGGAGCACTCCTAACCGCCAGGACGACAGGAATCAAGGCATGAATCAGTGGATAGCAATCGGTGCGCTCGGCCTCGTGGGCGTCGGCATTCCCATCGGCATGATGGTCGTGTCGGCGCTCCTCCGGCCGAGCGTCTCCGAACAGGGAAAGACGGTCATCTACGAGAGCGGCGAGGTGCCGACGGGGACGGCGCACGTCCAGTTCAACATCCAGTACTACATGGTCGCGCTGTTGTTCGTCGTCTTCGACGTCGAAACCGTCCTGATCTTCCCGTGG
This window encodes:
- a CDS encoding NADH-quinone oxidoreductase subunit A, coding for MNQWIAIGALGLVGVGIPIGMMVVSALLRPSVSEQGKTVIYESGEVPTGTAHVQFNIQYYMVALLFVVFDVETVLIFPWTMIYRSALENGATLTQTLVPMLVFIGVLVVGLVWAWRNGAVEWVKSPRASRRKTERQS